In Candidatus Neomarinimicrobiota bacterium, the DNA window GGCCTGGGCGGCGCTGAGGGTGGTGATCACCGGCACCCCGTGGCGGATGGCGCTGCGATCAATGGCGTATTCATCTTCCCGGGCCCGGGCACCCAGGGGAGTGTTGATGACCAGCTGCACCTCGCCGTTGCTGATGGCGTCGGCCACGTTCGGGCGGCC includes these proteins:
- a CDS encoding carbamoyl-phosphate synthase large chain — protein: GRPNVADAISNGEVQLVINTPLGARAREDEYAIDRSAIRHGVPVITTLSAAQAMVRAIRRMQTGNFKVRSLKELFG